In Juglans regia cultivar Chandler chromosome 13, Walnut 2.0, whole genome shotgun sequence, the following proteins share a genomic window:
- the LOC108997407 gene encoding glutamate receptor 3.2-like isoform X1: MNLVWHVSIFVLCTGAFSAEALRPDVVKVGAIFTFGTINGKVATIAMKAAENDVNSDPRFLGGSKLSIQVHDSNFSGFLGIMGALKYMETDTVAILGPQNAIMAHVLSHIANELHVPLLSFTALDPTLSPLQYPYFIQTAPNDQFQMTAIVDMISYFGWGEVVAIFSDDDQSRNGVIALGDKLAERRCKISYKAALPPDPKATRSEVKDQLVKVRMMEARVIVLHTFAKTGLLVFDEAQNLGMMETGYVWIATTWLSTVLDSTSPLSSKTANSIQGVLTLRPYTPDSESKRSFISQWHKLSNGSIGLNPYGLYAYDTVWMLARAIKLFFDQGGNMSFSNSTHLSQMRGGALNLGALSIFDGGKQLLNNILQTNMTGLTGPIQFNSDRSPFRPAYDILNMIENGYRQIGYWSNYSGLSVVTPETLYARPPNRSSSSQQLDSVVWPGGTTKKPRGWVFPNNGRQLRIGVPNRVSYRNFVLLSSVNGTNKVQGYCMDVFLAAINLLPYAVPHIFIPFGDGHKNPNYNELVNMVAANVFDAAVGDIAIITSRTKNVDFTQPYIESGLVVVAPVKKFSRAWAFLRPFTPWMWAVTAAFFLIVGTVVWILEHRINDEFRGPPKKQLVTIMWFSFSTMFFAHRENTVSTLGRFVLIIWLFVVLIINSSYTASLTSILTAQQLSSPVTGIDTLVTSNEPIGFQVGSFAQNYLTDELNIPKSRLVALGSPEECAVALERGTVAAVVDEQPYMELFLSDHCRFSVRGQKFTKSGWGFAFPRDSPLAVDMSTAILGLSENGELQRIHDKWLSRKACASQATDPVADKFELQSFLGLFLICGIACCLALIVYFCSMMRQFARHVPEDSDPRSSVSSSRSARLQTFLSFADEKEEVWKSKSKRKRKDMSSNSYGNGNENEFRNSSREIEASWERREMHEN; the protein is encoded by the exons ATGAATCTGGTTTGGCATGTGTCAATTTTCGTTCTTTGTACTGGAGCATTCTCAGCGGAGGCTTTGAGACCTGATGTCGTAAAAGTTGGAGCTATTTTCACATTTGGCACTATCAATGGGAAGGTAGCGACGATTGCCATGAAGGCTGCTGAGAATGATGTAAATTCCGATCCGCGCTTTCTTGGTGGAAGCAAATTGTCTATACAGGTGCATGATTCCAACTTCAGTGGATTTCTTGGCATCATGGGAG CATTAAAGTACATGGAGACTGATACCGTAGCTATACTGGGTCCACAAAATGCTATAATGGCTCATGTACTCTCACATATTGCAAATGAACTTCATGTCCCATTATTGTCATTCACGGCACTGGACCCTACCCTCTCGCCCCTGCAATACCCTTACTTCATTCAAACAGCGCCCAATGATCAATTCCAGATGACTGCGATTGTGGATATGATTAGTTACTTTGGTTGGGGAGAGGTTGTTGCAATTTTTAGTGACGATGATCAGAGCCGAAATGGTGTTATTGCTTTAGGTGATAAACTTGCAGAAAGACGCtgcaaaatttcttataaagCAGCACTTCCCCCTGACCCCAAAGCAACACGAAGTGAGGTTAAGGATCAACTAGTGAAAGTTCGAATGATGGAAGCTAGAGTAATTGTTCTACATACCTTCGCCAAGACAGGTCTCTTGGTTTTTGATGAGGCCCAGAATCTTGGGATGATGGAGACTGGGTATGTTTGGATAGCAACCACTTGGCTATCCACTGTTTTGGATTCAACTTCACCACTTTCTTCAAAAACTGCAAACTCTATCCAAGGAGTTCTGACACTTCGTCCATACACACCTGATTCAGAAAGTAAAAGGTCATTTATTTCACAGTGGCACAAGCTGAGTAATGGTTCTATCGGGTTAAACCCTTATGGTCTATATGCCTATGATACTGTTTGGATGCTTGCTCGTGCAATAAAGTTGTTTTTTGATCAGGGAGGTAACATGTCATTCTCCAACAGTACACATTTAAGTCAAATGAGGGGAGGGGCTCTGAATCTTGGTGCATTAAGCATTTTTGATGGGGGGAAGCAATTGCTTAACAACATATTGCAGACCAATATGACAGGTTTGACAGGACCTATTCAATTCAATTCTGACAGATCTCCTTTTCGTCCTGCATATGATATCCTTAACATGATTGAAAATGGTTATAGGCAGATTGGATACTGGTCTAACTATTCTGGGTTATCTGTTGTGACCCCGGAGACACTTTATGCCAGACCACCCAACCGGTCAAGTTCAAGCCAGCAATTAGACAGTGTGGTATGGCCTGGGGGAACAACAAAGAAGCCTCGTGGGTGGGTTTTTCCAAACAACGGAAGGCAATTGAGAATTGGAGTTCCAAACCGAGTTAGTTACCGTAACTTTGTTTTGCTATCATCAGTAAATGGTACTAATAAAGTTCAAGGATATTGCATGGATGTATTCCTTGCCGCCATAAACTTGCTTCCTTATGCAGTTCCACACATCTTCATTCCGTTTGGAGATGGTCATAAGAATCCAAACTACAATGAGCTTGTAAATATGGTCGCAGCAAAT GTTTTTGACGCAGCTGTTGGTGACATTGCAATCATCACAAGCAGAACAAAGAATGTGGATTTTACTCAGCCCTATATAGAGTCAGGACTAGTTGTGGTAGCCCCAGTCAAAAAGTTTTCAAGAGCTTGGGCATTCCTAAGACCATTTACTCCATGGATGTGGGCTGTCACAGCAGCTTTTTTCCTTATTGTTGGAACTGTTGTGTGGATTCTTGAACATAGAATAAATGATGAATTCCGTGGGCCTCCCAAGAAACAGCTAGTCACAATTATGTG GTTTAGCTTCTCTACTATGTTTTTTGCACATA GAGAAAATACAGTGAGTACACTTGGTCGCTTTGTGCTTATCATCTGGCTTTTTGTGGTTCTCATAATCAACTCAAGTTATACTGCAAGCCTAACATCAATCCTCACAGCTCAACAGCTTTCCTCTCCCGTCACAGGAATTGATACCTTGGTGACTAGCAATGAACCTATAGGATTCCAAGTAGGATCTTTTGCTCAAAATTATTTGACTGATGAGCTCAACATCCCAAAATCTAGACTAGTTGCTCTTGGCTCACCAGAAGAATGTGCCGTTGCCCTCGAGAGAGGAACTGTTGCTGCTGTGGTTGATGAACAGCCATATATGGAACTCTTCCTATCAGACCACTGCAGATTCTCAGTTAGAGGCCAAAAATTCACCAAAAGCGGGTGGGGATTT GCATTTCCAAGAGACTCTCCATTAGCGGTTGACATGTCTACTGCCATACTCGGTCTATCAGAGAACGGTGAGCTTCAGAGGATCCATGACAAGTGGTTGTCGAGAAAGGCATGTGCTTCCCAGGCAACCGATCCTGTGGCAGATAAGTTTGAACTACAAAGCTTCCTGGGGCTATTTCTCATCTGTGGGATAGCGTGTTGTCTTGCTCTGATAGTCTACTTTTGCTCGATGATGCGTCAGTTTGCCCGGCACGTCCCTGAAGACTCTGATCCTCGTTCTAGTGTTAGCAGCTCACGTTCTGCACGCCTCCAGACATTTTTGTCATTTGCAGACGAGAAGGAAGAAGTGTGGAAGAGCAAGtcaaaaagaaaacgaaaggATATGTCCTCAAATAGTTATGGGaatggaaatgaaaatgaattcaGGAATTCTTCTAGGGAAATTGAGGCTTCTTGGGAAAGACGCGAGATGCACGAGAATTGA
- the LOC108997407 gene encoding glutamate receptor 3.2-like isoform X3, which produces MNLVWHVSIFVLCTGAFSAEALRPDVVKVGAIFTFGTINGKVATIAMKAAENDVNSDPRFLGGSKLSIQVHDSNFSGFLGIMGALKYMETDTVAILGPQNAIMAHVLSHIANELHVPLLSFTALDPTLSPLQYPYFIQTAPNDQFQMTAIVDMISYFGWGEVVAIFSDDDQSRNGVIALGDKLAERRCKISYKAALPPDPKATRSEVKDQLVKVRMMEARVIVLHTFAKTGLLVFDEAQNLGMMETGYVWIATTWLSTVLDSTSPLSSKTANSIQGVLTLRPYTPDSESKRSFISQWHKLSNGSIGLNPYGLYAYDTVWMLARAIKLFFDQGGNMSFSNSTHLSQMRGGALNLGALSIFDGGKQLLNNILQTNMTGLTGPIQFNSDRSPFRPAYDILNMIENGYRQIGYWSNYSGLSVVTPETLYARPPNRSSSSQQLDSVVWPGGTTKKPRGWVFPNNGRQLRIGVPNRVSYRNFVLLSSVNGTNKVQGYCMDVFLAAINLLPYAVPHIFIPFGDGHKNPNYNELVNMVAANVFDAAVGDIAIITSRTKNVDFTQPYIESGLVVVAPVKKFSRAWAFLRPFTPWMWAVTAAFFLIVGTVVWILEHRINDEFRGPPKKQLVTIMWFSFSTMFFAHRENTVSTLGRFVLIIWLFVVLIINSSYTASLTSILTAQQLSSPVTGIDTLVTSNEPIGFQVGSFAQNYLTDELNIPKSRLVALGSPEECAVALERGTVAAVVDEQPYMELFLSDHCRFSVRGQKFTKSGWGFVSISEFWHFQETLH; this is translated from the exons ATGAATCTGGTTTGGCATGTGTCAATTTTCGTTCTTTGTACTGGAGCATTCTCAGCGGAGGCTTTGAGACCTGATGTCGTAAAAGTTGGAGCTATTTTCACATTTGGCACTATCAATGGGAAGGTAGCGACGATTGCCATGAAGGCTGCTGAGAATGATGTAAATTCCGATCCGCGCTTTCTTGGTGGAAGCAAATTGTCTATACAGGTGCATGATTCCAACTTCAGTGGATTTCTTGGCATCATGGGAG CATTAAAGTACATGGAGACTGATACCGTAGCTATACTGGGTCCACAAAATGCTATAATGGCTCATGTACTCTCACATATTGCAAATGAACTTCATGTCCCATTATTGTCATTCACGGCACTGGACCCTACCCTCTCGCCCCTGCAATACCCTTACTTCATTCAAACAGCGCCCAATGATCAATTCCAGATGACTGCGATTGTGGATATGATTAGTTACTTTGGTTGGGGAGAGGTTGTTGCAATTTTTAGTGACGATGATCAGAGCCGAAATGGTGTTATTGCTTTAGGTGATAAACTTGCAGAAAGACGCtgcaaaatttcttataaagCAGCACTTCCCCCTGACCCCAAAGCAACACGAAGTGAGGTTAAGGATCAACTAGTGAAAGTTCGAATGATGGAAGCTAGAGTAATTGTTCTACATACCTTCGCCAAGACAGGTCTCTTGGTTTTTGATGAGGCCCAGAATCTTGGGATGATGGAGACTGGGTATGTTTGGATAGCAACCACTTGGCTATCCACTGTTTTGGATTCAACTTCACCACTTTCTTCAAAAACTGCAAACTCTATCCAAGGAGTTCTGACACTTCGTCCATACACACCTGATTCAGAAAGTAAAAGGTCATTTATTTCACAGTGGCACAAGCTGAGTAATGGTTCTATCGGGTTAAACCCTTATGGTCTATATGCCTATGATACTGTTTGGATGCTTGCTCGTGCAATAAAGTTGTTTTTTGATCAGGGAGGTAACATGTCATTCTCCAACAGTACACATTTAAGTCAAATGAGGGGAGGGGCTCTGAATCTTGGTGCATTAAGCATTTTTGATGGGGGGAAGCAATTGCTTAACAACATATTGCAGACCAATATGACAGGTTTGACAGGACCTATTCAATTCAATTCTGACAGATCTCCTTTTCGTCCTGCATATGATATCCTTAACATGATTGAAAATGGTTATAGGCAGATTGGATACTGGTCTAACTATTCTGGGTTATCTGTTGTGACCCCGGAGACACTTTATGCCAGACCACCCAACCGGTCAAGTTCAAGCCAGCAATTAGACAGTGTGGTATGGCCTGGGGGAACAACAAAGAAGCCTCGTGGGTGGGTTTTTCCAAACAACGGAAGGCAATTGAGAATTGGAGTTCCAAACCGAGTTAGTTACCGTAACTTTGTTTTGCTATCATCAGTAAATGGTACTAATAAAGTTCAAGGATATTGCATGGATGTATTCCTTGCCGCCATAAACTTGCTTCCTTATGCAGTTCCACACATCTTCATTCCGTTTGGAGATGGTCATAAGAATCCAAACTACAATGAGCTTGTAAATATGGTCGCAGCAAAT GTTTTTGACGCAGCTGTTGGTGACATTGCAATCATCACAAGCAGAACAAAGAATGTGGATTTTACTCAGCCCTATATAGAGTCAGGACTAGTTGTGGTAGCCCCAGTCAAAAAGTTTTCAAGAGCTTGGGCATTCCTAAGACCATTTACTCCATGGATGTGGGCTGTCACAGCAGCTTTTTTCCTTATTGTTGGAACTGTTGTGTGGATTCTTGAACATAGAATAAATGATGAATTCCGTGGGCCTCCCAAGAAACAGCTAGTCACAATTATGTG GTTTAGCTTCTCTACTATGTTTTTTGCACATA GAGAAAATACAGTGAGTACACTTGGTCGCTTTGTGCTTATCATCTGGCTTTTTGTGGTTCTCATAATCAACTCAAGTTATACTGCAAGCCTAACATCAATCCTCACAGCTCAACAGCTTTCCTCTCCCGTCACAGGAATTGATACCTTGGTGACTAGCAATGAACCTATAGGATTCCAAGTAGGATCTTTTGCTCAAAATTATTTGACTGATGAGCTCAACATCCCAAAATCTAGACTAGTTGCTCTTGGCTCACCAGAAGAATGTGCCGTTGCCCTCGAGAGAGGAACTGTTGCTGCTGTGGTTGATGAACAGCCATATATGGAACTCTTCCTATCAGACCACTGCAGATTCTCAGTTAGAGGCCAAAAATTCACCAAAAGCGGGTGGGGATTTGTGAGTATATCTGAATTTTG GCATTTCCAAGAGACTCTCCATTAG
- the LOC108997407 gene encoding glutamate receptor 3.2-like isoform X4 translates to MNLVWHVSIFVLCTGAFSAEALRPDVVKVGAIFTFGTINGKVATIAMKAAENDVNSDPRFLGGSKLSIQVHDSNFSGFLGIMGALKYMETDTVAILGPQNAIMAHVLSHIANELHVPLLSFTALDPTLSPLQYPYFIQTAPNDQFQMTAIVDMISYFGWGEVVAIFSDDDQSRNGVIALGDKLAERRCKISYKAALPPDPKATRSEVKDQLVKVRMMEARVIVLHTFAKTGLLVFDEAQNLGMMETGYVWIATTWLSTVLDSTSPLSSKTANSIQGVLTLRPYTPDSESKRSFISQWHKLSNGSIGLNPYGLYAYDTVWMLARAIKLFFDQGGNMSFSNSTHLSQMRGGALNLGALSIFDGGKQLLNNILQTNMTGLTGPIQFNSDRSPFRPAYDILNMIENGYRQIGYWSNYSGLSVVTPETLYARPPNRSSSSQQLDSVVWPGGTTKKPRGWVFPNNGRQLRIGVPNRVSYRNFVLLSSVNGTNKVQGYCMDVFLAAINLLPYAVPHIFIPFGDGHKNPNYNELVNMVAANVFDAAVGDIAIITSRTKNVDFTQPYIESGLVVVAPVKKFSRAWAFLRPFTPWMWAVTAAFFLIVGTVVWILEHRINDEFRGPPKKQLVTIMWFSFSTMFFAHRENTVSTLGRFVLIIWLFVVLIINSSYTASLTSILTAQQLSSPVTGIDTLVTSNEPIGFQVGSFAQNYLTDELNIPKSRLVALGSPEECAVALERGTVAAVVDEQPYMELFLSDHCRFSVRGQKFTKSGHFQETLH, encoded by the exons ATGAATCTGGTTTGGCATGTGTCAATTTTCGTTCTTTGTACTGGAGCATTCTCAGCGGAGGCTTTGAGACCTGATGTCGTAAAAGTTGGAGCTATTTTCACATTTGGCACTATCAATGGGAAGGTAGCGACGATTGCCATGAAGGCTGCTGAGAATGATGTAAATTCCGATCCGCGCTTTCTTGGTGGAAGCAAATTGTCTATACAGGTGCATGATTCCAACTTCAGTGGATTTCTTGGCATCATGGGAG CATTAAAGTACATGGAGACTGATACCGTAGCTATACTGGGTCCACAAAATGCTATAATGGCTCATGTACTCTCACATATTGCAAATGAACTTCATGTCCCATTATTGTCATTCACGGCACTGGACCCTACCCTCTCGCCCCTGCAATACCCTTACTTCATTCAAACAGCGCCCAATGATCAATTCCAGATGACTGCGATTGTGGATATGATTAGTTACTTTGGTTGGGGAGAGGTTGTTGCAATTTTTAGTGACGATGATCAGAGCCGAAATGGTGTTATTGCTTTAGGTGATAAACTTGCAGAAAGACGCtgcaaaatttcttataaagCAGCACTTCCCCCTGACCCCAAAGCAACACGAAGTGAGGTTAAGGATCAACTAGTGAAAGTTCGAATGATGGAAGCTAGAGTAATTGTTCTACATACCTTCGCCAAGACAGGTCTCTTGGTTTTTGATGAGGCCCAGAATCTTGGGATGATGGAGACTGGGTATGTTTGGATAGCAACCACTTGGCTATCCACTGTTTTGGATTCAACTTCACCACTTTCTTCAAAAACTGCAAACTCTATCCAAGGAGTTCTGACACTTCGTCCATACACACCTGATTCAGAAAGTAAAAGGTCATTTATTTCACAGTGGCACAAGCTGAGTAATGGTTCTATCGGGTTAAACCCTTATGGTCTATATGCCTATGATACTGTTTGGATGCTTGCTCGTGCAATAAAGTTGTTTTTTGATCAGGGAGGTAACATGTCATTCTCCAACAGTACACATTTAAGTCAAATGAGGGGAGGGGCTCTGAATCTTGGTGCATTAAGCATTTTTGATGGGGGGAAGCAATTGCTTAACAACATATTGCAGACCAATATGACAGGTTTGACAGGACCTATTCAATTCAATTCTGACAGATCTCCTTTTCGTCCTGCATATGATATCCTTAACATGATTGAAAATGGTTATAGGCAGATTGGATACTGGTCTAACTATTCTGGGTTATCTGTTGTGACCCCGGAGACACTTTATGCCAGACCACCCAACCGGTCAAGTTCAAGCCAGCAATTAGACAGTGTGGTATGGCCTGGGGGAACAACAAAGAAGCCTCGTGGGTGGGTTTTTCCAAACAACGGAAGGCAATTGAGAATTGGAGTTCCAAACCGAGTTAGTTACCGTAACTTTGTTTTGCTATCATCAGTAAATGGTACTAATAAAGTTCAAGGATATTGCATGGATGTATTCCTTGCCGCCATAAACTTGCTTCCTTATGCAGTTCCACACATCTTCATTCCGTTTGGAGATGGTCATAAGAATCCAAACTACAATGAGCTTGTAAATATGGTCGCAGCAAAT GTTTTTGACGCAGCTGTTGGTGACATTGCAATCATCACAAGCAGAACAAAGAATGTGGATTTTACTCAGCCCTATATAGAGTCAGGACTAGTTGTGGTAGCCCCAGTCAAAAAGTTTTCAAGAGCTTGGGCATTCCTAAGACCATTTACTCCATGGATGTGGGCTGTCACAGCAGCTTTTTTCCTTATTGTTGGAACTGTTGTGTGGATTCTTGAACATAGAATAAATGATGAATTCCGTGGGCCTCCCAAGAAACAGCTAGTCACAATTATGTG GTTTAGCTTCTCTACTATGTTTTTTGCACATA GAGAAAATACAGTGAGTACACTTGGTCGCTTTGTGCTTATCATCTGGCTTTTTGTGGTTCTCATAATCAACTCAAGTTATACTGCAAGCCTAACATCAATCCTCACAGCTCAACAGCTTTCCTCTCCCGTCACAGGAATTGATACCTTGGTGACTAGCAATGAACCTATAGGATTCCAAGTAGGATCTTTTGCTCAAAATTATTTGACTGATGAGCTCAACATCCCAAAATCTAGACTAGTTGCTCTTGGCTCACCAGAAGAATGTGCCGTTGCCCTCGAGAGAGGAACTGTTGCTGCTGTGGTTGATGAACAGCCATATATGGAACTCTTCCTATCAGACCACTGCAGATTCTCAGTTAGAGGCCAAAAATTCACCAAAAGCGG GCATTTCCAAGAGACTCTCCATTAG
- the LOC108997407 gene encoding glutamate receptor 3.2-like isoform X5, protein MNLVWHVSIFVLCTGAFSAEALRPDVVKVGAIFTFGTINGKVATIAMKAAENDVNSDPRFLGGSKLSIQVHDSNFSGFLGIMGALKYMETDTVAILGPQNAIMAHVLSHIANELHVPLLSFTALDPTLSPLQYPYFIQTAPNDQFQMTAIVDMISYFGWGEVVAIFSDDDQSRNGVIALGDKLAERRCKISYKAALPPDPKATRSEVKDQLVKVRMMEARVIVLHTFAKTGLLVFDEAQNLGMMETGYVWIATTWLSTVLDSTSPLSSKTANSIQGVLTLRPYTPDSESKRSFISQWHKLSNGSIGLNPYGLYAYDTVWMLARAIKLFFDQGGNMSFSNSTHLSQMRGGALNLGALSIFDGGKQLLNNILQTNMTGLTGPIQFNSDRSPFRPAYDILNMIENGYRQIGYWSNYSGLSVVTPETLYARPPNRSSSSQQLDSVVWPGGTTKKPRGWVFPNNGRQLRIGVPNRVSYRNFVLLSSVNGTNKVQGYCMDVFLAAINLLPYAVPHIFIPFGDGHKNPNYNELVNMVAANVFDAAVGDIAIITSRTKNVDFTQPYIESGLVVVAPVKKFSRAWAFLRPFTPWMWAVTAAFFLIVGTVVWILEHRINDEFRGPPKKQLVTIMWFSFSTMFFAHRENTLNSFPLPSQELIPW, encoded by the exons ATGAATCTGGTTTGGCATGTGTCAATTTTCGTTCTTTGTACTGGAGCATTCTCAGCGGAGGCTTTGAGACCTGATGTCGTAAAAGTTGGAGCTATTTTCACATTTGGCACTATCAATGGGAAGGTAGCGACGATTGCCATGAAGGCTGCTGAGAATGATGTAAATTCCGATCCGCGCTTTCTTGGTGGAAGCAAATTGTCTATACAGGTGCATGATTCCAACTTCAGTGGATTTCTTGGCATCATGGGAG CATTAAAGTACATGGAGACTGATACCGTAGCTATACTGGGTCCACAAAATGCTATAATGGCTCATGTACTCTCACATATTGCAAATGAACTTCATGTCCCATTATTGTCATTCACGGCACTGGACCCTACCCTCTCGCCCCTGCAATACCCTTACTTCATTCAAACAGCGCCCAATGATCAATTCCAGATGACTGCGATTGTGGATATGATTAGTTACTTTGGTTGGGGAGAGGTTGTTGCAATTTTTAGTGACGATGATCAGAGCCGAAATGGTGTTATTGCTTTAGGTGATAAACTTGCAGAAAGACGCtgcaaaatttcttataaagCAGCACTTCCCCCTGACCCCAAAGCAACACGAAGTGAGGTTAAGGATCAACTAGTGAAAGTTCGAATGATGGAAGCTAGAGTAATTGTTCTACATACCTTCGCCAAGACAGGTCTCTTGGTTTTTGATGAGGCCCAGAATCTTGGGATGATGGAGACTGGGTATGTTTGGATAGCAACCACTTGGCTATCCACTGTTTTGGATTCAACTTCACCACTTTCTTCAAAAACTGCAAACTCTATCCAAGGAGTTCTGACACTTCGTCCATACACACCTGATTCAGAAAGTAAAAGGTCATTTATTTCACAGTGGCACAAGCTGAGTAATGGTTCTATCGGGTTAAACCCTTATGGTCTATATGCCTATGATACTGTTTGGATGCTTGCTCGTGCAATAAAGTTGTTTTTTGATCAGGGAGGTAACATGTCATTCTCCAACAGTACACATTTAAGTCAAATGAGGGGAGGGGCTCTGAATCTTGGTGCATTAAGCATTTTTGATGGGGGGAAGCAATTGCTTAACAACATATTGCAGACCAATATGACAGGTTTGACAGGACCTATTCAATTCAATTCTGACAGATCTCCTTTTCGTCCTGCATATGATATCCTTAACATGATTGAAAATGGTTATAGGCAGATTGGATACTGGTCTAACTATTCTGGGTTATCTGTTGTGACCCCGGAGACACTTTATGCCAGACCACCCAACCGGTCAAGTTCAAGCCAGCAATTAGACAGTGTGGTATGGCCTGGGGGAACAACAAAGAAGCCTCGTGGGTGGGTTTTTCCAAACAACGGAAGGCAATTGAGAATTGGAGTTCCAAACCGAGTTAGTTACCGTAACTTTGTTTTGCTATCATCAGTAAATGGTACTAATAAAGTTCAAGGATATTGCATGGATGTATTCCTTGCCGCCATAAACTTGCTTCCTTATGCAGTTCCACACATCTTCATTCCGTTTGGAGATGGTCATAAGAATCCAAACTACAATGAGCTTGTAAATATGGTCGCAGCAAAT GTTTTTGACGCAGCTGTTGGTGACATTGCAATCATCACAAGCAGAACAAAGAATGTGGATTTTACTCAGCCCTATATAGAGTCAGGACTAGTTGTGGTAGCCCCAGTCAAAAAGTTTTCAAGAGCTTGGGCATTCCTAAGACCATTTACTCCATGGATGTGGGCTGTCACAGCAGCTTTTTTCCTTATTGTTGGAACTGTTGTGTGGATTCTTGAACATAGAATAAATGATGAATTCCGTGGGCCTCCCAAGAAACAGCTAGTCACAATTATGTG GTTTAGCTTCTCTACTATGTTTTTTGCACATA GAGAAAATACA CTCAACAGCTTTCCTCTCCCGTCACAGGAATTGATACCTTGGTGA